From the genome of Pelobacter propionicus DSM 2379, one region includes:
- a CDS encoding phosphoribosylformylglycinamidine synthase subunit PurQ: MRKTRAIVITGNGTNCEMEAAHACRLGGFDEAVIAHIAEILSGEIRLDDFHFLNLTGGFLDGDDLGSAKAQANRLRHASVAGTDEKLVEQFLRFIRDGKLILGVCNGFQLMVKMGVLPGFDNDYLTQTVTLTHNDCGRFQDRWTYLKVDSESPCVFTSGIESGIYLPMRHGEGKFVCDSPQTLERIEGEHLAVFKYSDPDFVRPTMEFPHNPNGSQNAIAGICDASGRLMGLMPHPEAFVHYTQHPRWTREQLPEEGDGLILYKNAAEYVRKNLV; encoded by the coding sequence ATGCGGAAAACACGCGCGATCGTCATCACCGGAAACGGCACCAACTGCGAGATGGAGGCGGCCCACGCCTGCCGTCTGGGGGGCTTTGACGAGGCGGTCATCGCCCACATCGCCGAGATCCTCTCCGGCGAAATCAGGCTGGACGATTTTCACTTCCTCAACCTGACCGGCGGCTTTCTGGATGGAGATGACCTGGGGAGCGCCAAGGCCCAGGCCAACCGCCTGCGTCACGCCAGCGTGGCCGGTACGGACGAGAAGCTGGTGGAACAGTTCCTCCGCTTCATTCGTGACGGCAAGCTGATCCTGGGGGTCTGTAACGGCTTCCAGCTGATGGTCAAGATGGGGGTCCTGCCCGGATTTGACAACGACTACCTGACCCAGACGGTGACCCTGACCCACAACGACTGCGGTCGATTCCAGGACCGCTGGACCTATCTGAAGGTGGATTCGGAATCCCCCTGCGTCTTCACCAGCGGGATCGAGAGCGGCATCTACCTCCCCATGCGCCACGGCGAGGGGAAGTTCGTCTGCGATTCGCCCCAGACCCTGGAGCGGATTGAAGGGGAACACCTGGCGGTTTTCAAATATTCGGATCCCGACTTCGTCCGGCCGACCATGGAGTTTCCCCATAACCCCAACGGTTCCCAGAATGCCATCGCCGGTATCTGCGATGCCAGCGGCCGCCTCATGGGGCTGATGCCCCACCCCGAGGCTTTCGTCCACTATACCCAGCATCCCCGCTGGACGCGTGAGCAGCTGCCGGAAGAGGGGGACGGGTTGATCCTGTACAAGAACGCGGCCGAGTATGTGCGCAAAAATCTGGTGTAG
- the purF gene encoding amidophosphoribosyltransferase — MNFTRPHEECGVFGIYNHKEAANLTYLGLYALQHRGQESCGIVSSDGLHLHAHKRMGLVADVFGNPAVFKKLPGSAAIGHVRYSTAGASVEKNVQPIMVDYSRGSIAVAHNGNLVNAQILKAELEAYGSIFQTTMDTEIIIHLLAVARTNSLVDRIVEALNRIKGAYCLLFLTKSRMIAVRDPNGFRPLCLGKLGNAWVVASESCALDLIEATFVREIEPGEMVICTRDGGIKSLFPFKKVAPTPCIFEFVYFARPDSQIFGKNVYLIRKELGRQLAREYPVEADVVISVPDSGMPAAMGYAEEAGIPFELGLIRNHYVGRTFIEPAQSIRHFGVKIKLNPVKELLKGKRVVVIDDSIVRGTTSRKIVKMVRQAGATEVHMRISSPPTSYPCYYGIDTPNRKELISSSHTVEEVCRYITADSLGYLSSEGLVEAVGLSNEVCKACFSGAYPIAFPKPMDNNQRELFEEGDAHNE, encoded by the coding sequence ATGAATTTTACCCGGCCACACGAAGAATGCGGCGTTTTCGGCATCTATAACCACAAGGAAGCGGCCAACCTGACCTATCTGGGGCTGTATGCCCTGCAGCACCGCGGACAGGAGAGCTGCGGCATCGTCTCCTCCGACGGCCTGCACCTGCACGCCCACAAGCGCATGGGGCTGGTTGCCGACGTGTTCGGCAACCCGGCGGTGTTCAAGAAGCTGCCCGGCAGCGCGGCCATCGGCCATGTGCGCTATTCCACCGCCGGGGCATCGGTGGAGAAGAACGTCCAGCCGATCATGGTGGACTACTCCCGCGGCTCCATCGCCGTGGCCCACAACGGCAACCTGGTCAATGCCCAGATTCTCAAGGCCGAGTTGGAGGCCTACGGCTCCATTTTCCAGACCACCATGGATACGGAGATCATCATCCACCTCTTGGCCGTGGCCCGCACCAACTCCCTGGTGGATCGCATCGTGGAGGCGCTCAACCGTATCAAGGGCGCCTACTGCCTGCTGTTTCTGACCAAGAGCCGCATGATCGCGGTGCGCGACCCCAATGGGTTCCGTCCGCTCTGCCTGGGCAAGCTTGGTAACGCCTGGGTGGTTGCTTCGGAAAGCTGCGCCCTGGACCTGATCGAGGCAACCTTCGTGCGCGAGATCGAACCGGGCGAGATGGTCATCTGCACTAGGGATGGCGGGATTAAATCGCTGTTCCCCTTCAAGAAGGTGGCGCCGACCCCCTGCATTTTCGAGTTCGTCTACTTCGCCCGTCCCGATTCCCAGATCTTCGGCAAGAACGTCTACCTGATCCGCAAGGAACTGGGCCGCCAGCTGGCCCGGGAGTACCCGGTGGAGGCGGATGTGGTCATCTCCGTGCCCGACTCGGGCATGCCGGCCGCCATGGGCTATGCCGAGGAGGCGGGCATACCGTTCGAACTGGGGTTGATCCGCAATCACTACGTGGGCAGGACCTTTATCGAGCCGGCCCAGTCAATCCGCCACTTCGGGGTCAAGATCAAGCTCAACCCGGTCAAGGAACTGCTCAAGGGGAAGCGGGTGGTGGTGATCGACGACTCCATCGTGCGGGGAACCACCTCGCGCAAGATCGTCAAGATGGTGCGCCAGGCCGGGGCCACGGAGGTGCACATGCGCATCTCTTCGCCCCCCACCAGCTATCCTTGCTACTACGGCATCGATACCCCCAACCGCAAGGAGCTGATCTCTTCCTCCCATACCGTGGAGGAGGTCTGCCGTTACATCACCGCCGATTCCCTGGGCTACCTGTCGTCGGAGGGGCTGGTGGAGGCGGTGGGGCTGAGCAACGAGGTCTGCAAGGCCTGTTTCTCCGGGGCGTACCCGATCGCCTTTCCGAAACCGATGGACAATAACCAGAGAGAGCTGTTCGAAGAGGGAGACGCCCATAATGAATGA
- the pyrE gene encoding orotate phosphoribosyltransferase yields the protein MNDRERLKQIIQELSYENRKVTLASGRESDFYFDGKQTTLHAEGGYLVGKLFYEAIKDMEGVQAVGGITLGADPIATATSIAAHLDGRSMHAFIIRKEPKGHGTGQWLEGRKNLPPGTGVVIVEDVVTTGGSSMKAVRRAEEEGLKVLGIVTLVDREEGGRENIEAEGYQLRTIFTRSQIVG from the coding sequence ATGAATGACCGTGAACGACTGAAACAGATTATCCAGGAGCTTTCCTATGAAAACCGGAAGGTGACCCTGGCCTCGGGGCGGGAGAGCGATTTCTACTTCGACGGCAAACAGACCACCCTGCACGCCGAGGGGGGCTATCTGGTGGGCAAGCTGTTCTACGAGGCCATCAAGGACATGGAGGGCGTACAGGCTGTGGGCGGCATCACCCTGGGGGCCGACCCCATCGCCACGGCAACCTCCATCGCCGCCCACCTGGACGGTAGGAGCATGCACGCCTTCATCATCCGCAAGGAGCCTAAGGGGCATGGAACCGGCCAGTGGCTGGAGGGGCGCAAGAACCTCCCCCCCGGCACGGGGGTCGTGATCGTGGAGGACGTGGTCACCACCGGCGGTTCATCCATGAAGGCGGTGCGCCGCGCCGAGGAGGAGGGACTCAAGGTGCTGGGCATCGTCACCCTAGTGGACCGTGAAGAGGGAGGCCGGGAAAATATCGAGGCCGAGGGGTACCAGCTGCGGACGATCTTCACCAGATCCCAGATCGTGGGCTGA
- a CDS encoding DUF4124 domain-containing protein — MRAVLGMAMVLALAAPIGAETYSWVDDTGTYNFTEEYSRVPKKYRKKVNRLGDQPSELAAPSAATEAAGKHAPGTANSGGEQAAAGGAAVPLFGGRSEEVWRREKGQREAELSRLEGVLDLLNKQAATPRGMTRTRLDELVKEYDETRATYTQKYEEYSQFLDSARKAGLTVEMKK, encoded by the coding sequence ATGAGAGCTGTGCTTGGAATGGCGATGGTTCTGGCGTTGGCGGCGCCCATTGGCGCGGAGACCTATTCCTGGGTGGATGACACGGGAACCTACAACTTTACCGAGGAGTATTCGCGGGTACCCAAAAAGTACCGCAAGAAGGTCAACAGGCTTGGCGATCAGCCGTCCGAACTGGCTGCTCCTTCAGCAGCGACCGAAGCCGCGGGGAAACATGCTCCGGGTACGGCGAACAGCGGCGGCGAACAGGCCGCAGCAGGAGGCGCCGCGGTCCCGCTGTTCGGCGGCAGGAGCGAGGAGGTCTGGCGCAGGGAAAAGGGACAGCGGGAAGCCGAACTCAGCCGGTTGGAAGGGGTGCTGGATCTGTTGAACAAGCAGGCAGCCACGCCCCGCGGCATGACCCGCACACGCCTTGACGAACTGGTCAAGGAGTACGATGAGACCCGCGCGACCTACACCCAAAAGTACGAAGAGTATAGCCAGTTTCTCGATTCGGCCCGCAAGGCCGGCCTGACCGTGGAGATGAAGAAGTAA
- a CDS encoding Nramp family divalent metal transporter, which translates to MFTRIAQFRFLKPLKSFSPRNILIFLAILGPGIITANVDNDAGGITTYSLAAANYGYKVLWMMIPTTIALVVVQEMCARMGAVTGKGLSDLIRESFGVKVTFYVMIALFLTNMGNSISEFAGIAASLEIFGISKYLSVPVSAVLVWLLIVKGSYKTVEKVFLVACLVYISYPVATFMAGPRWDLVLKASVTPQINSDSAYLMTLIGIVGTTIAPWMQFYQQSAVVEKGITADQYGFCRLDVIIGCILAIVVAFFIMVACASTIHVQGLKIETAADAALALEPLVGRHASSLFAFGLFNASLFGACILPLSTAFYICEGMGWESGVDKDFQQAPQFFWLFTVIIVISAGLILVPDAPLMMIMFISQVVNGAVLPFVLLFMIMLINDRNLMGDHVNGPIFNAIAWLTVGIMVILTLVMTVDMALPGLIRNLIRF; encoded by the coding sequence ATGTTCACCAGAATTGCACAATTTCGGTTCCTGAAGCCGCTGAAAAGTTTCAGCCCGCGCAACATCCTGATCTTCCTGGCCATACTGGGGCCGGGGATCATCACGGCCAATGTGGACAACGATGCCGGCGGCATCACCACCTACTCGCTGGCTGCCGCCAACTACGGCTACAAAGTCCTTTGGATGATGATCCCCACCACCATAGCCCTGGTGGTCGTCCAGGAGATGTGCGCCCGCATGGGCGCCGTGACCGGCAAAGGGCTCTCGGACCTGATCCGCGAATCCTTCGGGGTCAAGGTCACCTTCTACGTCATGATCGCCCTGTTCCTGACCAACATGGGCAACTCCATCTCCGAATTCGCCGGCATCGCCGCCAGCCTGGAGATCTTCGGCATCAGCAAGTACCTCTCCGTGCCGGTGAGCGCCGTACTGGTCTGGCTCCTGATCGTCAAGGGTTCCTACAAAACGGTGGAGAAGGTCTTCCTGGTGGCCTGCCTGGTGTACATCTCCTACCCGGTGGCCACGTTCATGGCCGGACCTCGCTGGGACCTGGTTCTCAAGGCCAGCGTAACCCCCCAGATCAATTCCGACAGCGCCTACCTGATGACCCTGATCGGCATCGTCGGCACTACCATCGCCCCCTGGATGCAGTTCTACCAGCAGTCGGCCGTGGTGGAAAAGGGGATCACCGCCGACCAGTACGGTTTCTGCCGGCTGGACGTGATCATCGGCTGCATCCTGGCCATCGTGGTGGCCTTCTTCATCATGGTGGCCTGTGCCTCCACCATCCACGTGCAGGGGCTCAAGATCGAGACCGCCGCCGACGCCGCCCTGGCGCTGGAGCCGCTGGTGGGGAGGCATGCCTCGTCCCTGTTCGCCTTCGGCCTGTTCAACGCCTCCCTGTTCGGCGCCTGCATCCTGCCGCTCTCCACCGCCTTCTACATCTGCGAGGGGATGGGATGGGAATCGGGGGTGGACAAGGACTTCCAGCAGGCGCCCCAGTTCTTCTGGCTCTTCACCGTCATCATCGTCATCAGCGCCGGTCTGATTCTGGTTCCCGACGCGCCGCTGATGATGATCATGTTTATCTCCCAGGTGGTCAACGGGGCGGTGCTCCCCTTCGTGCTGCTGTTCATGATCATGCTGATCAACGATCGCAACCTGATGGGAGACCACGTTAATGGCCCGATCTTCAATGCCATCGCCTGGCTGACCGTGGGGATCATGGTAATCCTCACCCTGGTGATGACCGTTGACATGGCGTTGCCCGGCCTGATCAGAAACCTGATCAGATTCTGA
- a CDS encoding magnesium transporter: MVTEYNEIYLSSVIGRSVINNKGDQIGTLRDLVMVPGEVFPEVSHILIKTRKGLMSVCWDEVALFNHVVVSVSSAAPPSLCSYKPWEGEILVKRDLLDKQIVDVDGAKVVRVNDIKLGDLNQKLCIFSVDIGFRGLLRRLGYERFGERFAHAIRRDIPHSEISWEYVQPLEPNSSRLALNIARDQMNEMHPADLADIIETIPIRNIRTVLDSIDAETTGDTIYELEPEMRNLVISQLNDEQVTDILEEMEHDEAADVLSDLPEEKAQELLEMMDQEDAEDIQELLEHEEDSAGGLMTPDYFRLSPRLTTGEALELVRQCAHDVETIYYGYIVDDGDNLEGVISLKTLLMSQPETPLVEIMEDNVKAVRVDAEPEEMLEMLTKYNLIAIPVLDDDERMEGIVTVDDVLAHYLPQIVRIKRR, from the coding sequence ATGGTTACCGAATACAACGAAATATACTTAAGCTCGGTCATTGGCCGTTCGGTGATCAACAACAAGGGGGATCAGATCGGCACCCTGCGCGACCTGGTCATGGTTCCCGGCGAGGTATTCCCCGAGGTCTCCCACATCCTGATCAAAACGCGCAAGGGGCTGATGAGCGTCTGCTGGGACGAGGTGGCGCTGTTCAACCATGTGGTTGTCTCCGTCAGCAGCGCCGCCCCCCCCAGCCTGTGCAGCTACAAGCCCTGGGAAGGGGAGATCCTGGTCAAGCGCGACCTCTTGGACAAACAGATCGTGGATGTGGACGGCGCCAAGGTGGTGCGGGTCAACGACATCAAACTGGGTGACCTGAACCAGAAGCTGTGCATCTTCTCGGTGGATATCGGTTTCCGCGGCCTGCTGCGCCGCCTGGGATACGAGCGTTTCGGCGAGCGTTTCGCCCACGCCATCAGGAGGGACATCCCCCACAGCGAGATCAGCTGGGAGTACGTCCAGCCGCTGGAGCCCAACTCATCCAGGCTTGCGCTGAACATTGCCCGCGACCAGATGAACGAAATGCACCCGGCCGACCTGGCCGACATCATCGAAACCATCCCCATCAGGAACATCCGCACCGTCCTGGACTCCATCGATGCCGAGACCACCGGCGACACCATCTACGAACTTGAACCGGAGATGCGCAACCTGGTCATCAGCCAGTTGAACGACGAGCAGGTCACCGACATCCTGGAGGAGATGGAGCATGACGAGGCCGCCGACGTGCTCAGTGACCTGCCGGAGGAGAAGGCTCAGGAGCTCTTGGAGATGATGGACCAGGAGGATGCCGAGGACATCCAGGAACTGCTGGAGCATGAAGAGGACTCGGCCGGCGGGCTCATGACCCCGGACTACTTCCGGCTCTCCCCGCGCCTGACCACCGGGGAGGCGCTGGAGCTGGTCCGCCAGTGCGCCCATGACGTGGAGACCATCTACTACGGCTACATCGTGGATGACGGTGACAACCTGGAGGGGGTCATCTCCCTGAAGACCCTGCTGATGAGTCAACCCGAGACCCCCCTGGTGGAGATCATGGAGGATAACGTCAAGGCCGTGCGGGTGGACGCCGAGCCGGAAGAGATGCTGGAGATGCTGACCAAGTACAACCTGATCGCCATCCCGGTACTGGACGATGACGAGCGCATGGAGGGGATCGTCACGGTGGATGACGTCCTGGCCCATTACCTGCCGCAGATCGTCAGGATCAAGCGCCGCTAG
- a CDS encoding LPS-assembly protein LptD — protein MKIKRLLILLACLLLHAGTCHAEDDITIRADAMTHNQADDSVSADGNVRMEWGGMTMTARRATYNRETRILTAYEDVVITKGEDTLRGDKATWDMASGRGELNHAVAGVADSNMTLTGDRIVRNDDGTLTLSNTEMTTCELPDPSWKFSAEHLEVNPKGYAIGRNLVFYIRDTPVMYVPWMAFPASGEKKSGLLFPRVGYSTKRGAQLDIPLYWVISPSQDATFDLDMMSKRGVGLGVDYRYLRKRGSEGTMYGYLIYDTKDSRWRGQIAQTHREIFSPDMNLRTSINLTTDRDFLDDFGVKSGDYNRQYNATIVNALKTWQHYALNATLRYSEDMYAENNRDTLQTLPSIGLSAVRQQIFNTPLYFDLDATATNFYRDNGVSGERLHAFPRLSMVTGLPGYLNATVYAGLHLRGYNGTDIPSNSDVKDTTGNLMPEVGATISSSFSRVYELDGESLKKLRHELTPEVSYRYAPQRDQSRLPFYDYEDRLLHQNVIYYGVTSYLTGKFQNGESSEYRDISRIKLMQGYSFDGSRRDELSMVDNSHDASDLILESETWLHPQAKLTFDARYDLHHNYLSSAQPGLEYDSKRGSSAAISYRMTRNSENSANQVEYLEARLATKRFKPWNFGYTTRYSFDKSGFLESVYSVEYQHQCWSVELAVHHRSGNPSFTIGFNLAGLADYASRR, from the coding sequence ATGAAAATCAAACGTTTACTGATACTACTCGCCTGCCTGCTGCTTCACGCGGGAACCTGCCACGCCGAAGATGACATAACCATCAGGGCCGACGCCATGACCCACAACCAGGCCGATGACAGCGTCTCGGCCGACGGCAACGTCAGGATGGAGTGGGGCGGCATGACCATGACCGCCCGCCGCGCCACCTACAACCGCGAGACCAGGATACTCACCGCCTACGAGGATGTGGTCATCACCAAGGGCGAGGACACCCTGCGGGGCGACAAGGCGACCTGGGACATGGCCAGCGGACGGGGCGAACTGAACCACGCTGTCGCCGGCGTGGCCGACTCCAACATGACGCTCACTGGCGACAGAATCGTCCGCAACGACGACGGCACCCTCACCCTCAGTAACACCGAGATGACCACCTGCGAACTCCCCGACCCCAGCTGGAAGTTTTCCGCCGAACATTTGGAGGTGAATCCGAAGGGGTATGCCATCGGCAGGAACCTGGTCTTCTACATCAGGGACACCCCGGTCATGTACGTCCCCTGGATGGCTTTTCCCGCCTCGGGGGAGAAGAAGTCCGGCCTGCTCTTCCCCCGCGTCGGTTATTCCACGAAGCGCGGGGCGCAACTGGACATCCCCCTCTACTGGGTCATCTCCCCCAGCCAGGACGCCACCTTCGACCTGGACATGATGAGCAAACGGGGAGTCGGCCTGGGAGTGGATTACCGCTACCTGCGCAAGCGCGGCAGCGAAGGCACCATGTACGGCTACCTGATCTACGACACCAAGGATAGTCGCTGGCGCGGCCAAATAGCCCAGACGCACCGCGAGATCTTCTCGCCGGACATGAACCTGCGCACCTCCATCAACCTGACCACCGACCGCGATTTCCTGGATGATTTCGGCGTCAAGAGCGGCGACTACAACCGCCAGTACAACGCCACCATCGTCAATGCCCTCAAGACCTGGCAGCATTACGCCCTGAACGCCACTCTGCGCTACAGCGAGGACATGTACGCGGAGAACAACCGCGACACCCTGCAGACCCTCCCCTCCATCGGCCTGTCTGCGGTGCGCCAGCAGATCTTCAATACCCCGCTCTACTTCGACCTGGACGCGACAGCAACGAACTTCTACCGCGACAACGGCGTCAGCGGTGAGCGTCTGCACGCTTTTCCCCGCCTGAGCATGGTTACCGGACTGCCCGGCTACCTGAACGCCACCGTCTACGCCGGCCTGCACCTGCGCGGATACAACGGCACGGACATCCCCAGTAACAGCGACGTCAAGGACACCACCGGCAACCTGATGCCCGAGGTCGGAGCAACCATCTCCAGTTCCTTCAGCAGGGTCTACGAACTGGACGGCGAGAGCCTGAAGAAGCTGCGCCACGAACTGACCCCGGAAGTGTCCTACCGCTACGCGCCCCAGCGGGACCAGTCGCGACTCCCCTTCTACGACTACGAGGATCGGCTCCTGCACCAGAACGTGATCTACTACGGGGTGACCAGCTACCTGACCGGGAAGTTCCAGAACGGGGAGAGCAGCGAGTATCGCGATATTTCCCGCATCAAACTGATGCAGGGGTACAGCTTCGACGGCAGCCGCAGGGACGAACTGTCCATGGTGGATAACAGCCACGACGCATCAGACCTGATCCTGGAGAGCGAAACCTGGCTGCATCCACAGGCCAAACTAACCTTCGACGCACGGTACGACCTCCATCACAACTACCTCTCCAGCGCCCAACCCGGCCTGGAATACGACAGCAAGCGGGGCAGCAGCGCCGCCATCAGCTACCGCATGACCCGCAACAGCGAAAACAGCGCCAACCAGGTTGAATACCTGGAGGCCAGGCTGGCCACAAAACGCTTCAAACCGTGGAACTTCGGCTACACCACCCGCTACTCCTTCGACAAATCCGGGTTCCTGGAATCGGTTTACAGCGTGGAGTACCAGCACCAGTGCTGGAGCGTGGAACTGGCCGTTCACCACCGTTCCGGCAATCCGTCCTTCACCATCGGCTTCAATCTGGCCGGCCTGGCGGACTACGCCTCGCGCCGCTAG
- a CDS encoding bifunctional folylpolyglutamate synthase/dihydrofolate synthase, giving the protein MPLAETLERLYARRRFGIRPGIQRVRTLLDRLGNPEQAFRSIHVVGTNGKGSTAAFLSSILTAAGHRSALFTSPHLIHFRERFRVNGREPGDELLAAHLERVLSRAPDDATFFEIVTALAALLFAEERIELAVMEAGMGGGSDATAALAGMMTLMTPISLDHCDYLGGSLERIAAEKSAIIEPGTPVLVSRQTTTVGDTIRSFCRCGQSPLFQWGTDFSASWSGAGRLDYRGMGGVQQGLAPGIPGRYQAENASLALAAAETLDGMGITVPASAMASGLAQASWPGRMELIPGPPRLLLDGAHNQAGAQALAEALGDYCYDRLLLVAGVMADKDVHAIMAPLAPLVTRGYCVTPSMERALDDTELARLLAGLGVEALASGGVADGIAAARNEAHSQDLILICGSLFTVGEAMAALTGHRFEGIRG; this is encoded by the coding sequence ATGCCCCTGGCCGAAACCCTGGAGAGGCTCTACGCCCGCCGCAGGTTCGGCATCCGGCCCGGCATCCAGAGGGTCCGCACCCTGCTGGACCGGCTGGGCAACCCCGAGCAGGCTTTTCGCAGCATCCACGTCGTCGGCACCAACGGCAAGGGCTCCACAGCCGCCTTTCTCTCGTCCATACTGACAGCGGCCGGCCACCGCAGCGCCCTTTTCACCTCACCCCACCTGATCCACTTCAGGGAGCGCTTCCGCGTCAATGGCCGGGAACCGGGGGATGAACTGCTGGCCGCGCATCTGGAGCGGGTGCTCTCCCGGGCGCCCGACGACGCCACCTTTTTCGAGATCGTCACCGCCCTGGCGGCCCTGCTGTTCGCCGAAGAGCGGATCGAGCTGGCCGTAATGGAGGCAGGCATGGGAGGTGGCTCCGATGCCACGGCAGCCCTGGCCGGCATGATGACGCTCATGACCCCCATCTCCCTGGACCACTGCGACTACCTGGGTGGCAGCCTGGAGAGGATCGCCGCCGAGAAGAGCGCCATCATCGAACCGGGCACGCCGGTGCTCGTCTCCCGCCAGACAACAACGGTGGGCGACACTATCCGCTCCTTCTGCCGCTGCGGCCAATCCCCCCTCTTCCAGTGGGGAACGGACTTCAGCGCCAGCTGGAGCGGGGCCGGACGCCTGGACTACCGCGGCATGGGCGGCGTTCAGCAGGGGCTTGCCCCCGGCATCCCGGGACGCTACCAGGCGGAGAACGCTTCACTGGCCCTGGCCGCCGCCGAGACGTTGGACGGGATGGGCATAACGGTACCGGCCAGTGCCATGGCCTCCGGCCTGGCGCAGGCAAGTTGGCCGGGACGCATGGAGCTGATCCCCGGCCCTCCCCGGCTGCTGCTGGACGGGGCCCACAACCAGGCCGGCGCCCAGGCCCTGGCGGAGGCACTGGGAGACTATTGCTACGACCGGCTGCTGCTGGTGGCGGGGGTCATGGCCGACAAGGACGTGCATGCCATCATGGCCCCCCTGGCGCCGCTGGTGACCAGAGGCTACTGCGTCACCCCGTCCATGGAGCGCGCCCTGGACGATACGGAACTGGCACGGCTCCTGGCGGGACTGGGCGTGGAGGCACTTGCCTCCGGCGGCGTGGCCGACGGAATCGCGGCGGCACGGAACGAGGCCCACAGCCAAGACCTGATCCTGATATGCGGTTCCCTGTTCACCGTGGGTGAAGCTATGGCCGCATTGACGGGACACAGATTTGAAGGAATCCGGGGATAG
- the accD gene encoding acetyl-CoA carboxylase, carboxyltransferase subunit beta, protein MSWFHRERAGINRTQIKKSRVPQGMWVKCPGCSATLLAKDLDANLNVCPTCGHHHRIGARRRLESLLDAATWQELDSGMTSVDFLQFKDSKSYQERIDSALSKGGSRDAVVCVEGSIEGTAVQVAVFDFSFMGGSMGSVVGEKITRAIERGVQKRQPVIIVSASGGARMQESILSLMQMAKTSAALAKLKDAGLPFISILTDPTTGGVTASFAMLGDINIAEPKALIGFAGPRVIEQTLRQKLPDGFQRAEYLLEHGMLDVIVPRTEMRAKLASILGILYRPAA, encoded by the coding sequence ATGAGCTGGTTCCACAGGGAAAGAGCAGGCATCAACAGGACACAGATCAAAAAAAGCAGGGTACCCCAGGGGATGTGGGTCAAATGCCCCGGTTGTTCCGCCACCCTGCTCGCCAAAGATCTGGATGCCAATCTGAATGTCTGTCCCACGTGCGGACACCACCACCGCATCGGCGCACGTCGCCGCCTGGAGTCCCTGCTGGACGCAGCGACCTGGCAGGAGCTGGACAGCGGTATGACATCGGTGGACTTCCTCCAGTTCAAGGACTCTAAGAGTTACCAGGAGCGCATCGACAGCGCCCTCTCCAAGGGGGGCTCTCGGGATGCCGTGGTCTGCGTGGAGGGAAGCATCGAGGGGACCGCCGTACAGGTTGCCGTGTTCGACTTCTCATTCATGGGGGGCAGCATGGGGAGCGTGGTGGGTGAAAAGATCACCCGCGCCATCGAACGAGGCGTGCAGAAGCGCCAGCCGGTGATCATCGTCTCCGCCTCGGGCGGCGCCCGCATGCAGGAGAGCATCCTCTCCCTGATGCAGATGGCCAAGACCTCGGCGGCACTGGCAAAACTGAAGGATGCCGGCCTCCCGTTCATCTCCATCCTGACCGATCCCACCACCGGCGGCGTCACCGCCAGTTTCGCCATGCTGGGGGACATCAACATCGCTGAACCGAAGGCGTTGATCGGCTTCGCCGGGCCGCGGGTCATCGAGCAGACCCTGCGCCAGAAGCTGCCCGACGGCTTCCAGCGCGCCGAATACCTGCTGGAGCACGGCATGCTGGACGTGATCGTCCCCCGCACGGAGATGCGCGCCAAACTGGCCTCGATCCTCGGCATACTGTACCGCCCCGCTGCCTGA